From the genome of Vibrio orientalis CIP 102891 = ATCC 33934:
AAACCATCAAATAATCACACACATTTCAGGGCTAAATACAGTTGAACTTTATTGTCTAACTTATTGATTTTCAATGATGTAACTTCTTCTATCTTATCAAGACGGTAGCGCAATGTATTACGATGAATATGGAGTGCTGCACAGGTTTGAGCCAGATCGCAATCCTGAGCAAAAAATTCTATTAACGTCTTAACCAGAACCCCTTTGCTATCGTGCTGTTGCAGGACTTCAACAGGATGACTGATTTGCTTTCGACGCCATTCATCTTGTTTTAAGTTATCTATCAAAACAGAGAGCTTATGCTCCTGATAAAACAAAATCGCTTGTTTAGTTCCATCACTGCAGGCTAAGGTCGCTTTAGCCGTTTCATAAGAGCGCGATAATCCAGCAAGACCCGGGAAATACTCACCCATCGCTATTTTCACAGTGAAGTCCGCCTCTTGAGCGATCCGTTTGAGCAGGCGTTTAACCCGCTTTTTCTCTTCGGTTTTGCTCCAGGTATTGTCGACTAAAGTCACAGGCTTAAGGACAACAACTTCGTTCTGAGAAACAGACACAATACCAACAATATTGTCTCGCTCAGGGTATTCCAGTAAATGCACCAATTTTTGCAATTGCTCTAAAGTCAAAGGTTGGCCCTGCTTAGGTATTACCTTTACAGTGGCGGCAATCCTTGGCTGTGATAAATCCAAATCCAATCGCTCTGCAATCGACAATAACTGGGTTTCATTTAGTGTAGAGCCCTGTATCAACTGCAGCAGTAACTCTTCTCTATGACGTTTGTTCCACTGAATCTGAGCCATTAAATCAGCTTGCTCGACAATCAGCTCAGCCGTCATCTTAACTAGCTCACCGTAACGTCTAACATCTTCAGGTTTTCCTGAAATGCCCACTACACCGATAACGCAATCTTGATGTAAGATGGGTAAGTTAATCCCCT
Proteins encoded in this window:
- a CDS encoding sugar diacid recognition domain-containing protein, whose product is MQLNTLIARQIVERATKIIQFPVNVMDENGQIIGSSDPARLHRTHEGALLAIHDNRTVEINHTVASTLIGVKEGINLPILHQDCVIGVVGISGKPEDVRRYGELVKMTAELIVEQADLMAQIQWNKRHREELLLQLIQGSTLNETQLLSIAERLDLDLSQPRIAATVKVIPKQGQPLTLEQLQKLVHLLEYPERDNIVGIVSVSQNEVVVLKPVTLVDNTWSKTEEKKRVKRLLKRIAQEADFTVKIAMGEYFPGLAGLSRSYETAKATLACSDGTKQAILFYQEHKLSVLIDNLKQDEWRRKQISHPVEVLQQHDSKGVLVKTLIEFFAQDCDLAQTCAALHIHRNTLRYRLDKIEEVTSLKINKLDNKVQLYLALKCV